Proteins from one Listeria innocua genomic window:
- a CDS encoding M15 family metallopeptidase: MSSLLTIALAVTISCVNTVEDQYFGGQNAEPVAKVEQKATSNNTLADLEKDPLYPYIDKQNKLVEKNGIQYIENEENILVLANKDYSLQPTYTPPDLVRPNVTFSFGNEQVEKAQLRKEAGTALEEMFKAANQDGKKLFAVSGYRSYKRQQEVFQAEVNSKGDKKAREAVAYPGTSEHQTGLAMDISSENQSYELTEAFGTTPEGKWLEENAHNYGFILRYMKGREDITKYQYESWHYRYVGKDAATIIYKNNWTLEEFFEHVKALQKKVDAAK, translated from the coding sequence AATGCAGAGCCAGTCGCTAAAGTGGAGCAAAAAGCCACAAGTAATAATACACTTGCTGACTTAGAAAAAGATCCGCTTTATCCTTACATTGATAAACAAAATAAATTAGTCGAAAAAAATGGGATTCAGTATATCGAAAACGAGGAAAATATATTAGTACTTGCTAATAAAGATTATTCCTTGCAGCCAACATATACCCCCCCTGATTTAGTTCGACCAAATGTTACTTTTTCTTTTGGGAATGAACAAGTAGAAAAAGCGCAATTAAGAAAAGAAGCAGGAACAGCCCTTGAAGAAATGTTCAAAGCAGCAAATCAAGATGGTAAGAAACTTTTTGCTGTGTCGGGTTATCGTTCTTATAAACGACAACAAGAGGTATTCCAAGCTGAAGTAAATTCCAAAGGGGATAAAAAAGCTAGAGAAGCAGTGGCTTACCCTGGAACAAGTGAGCACCAAACTGGATTAGCAATGGATATTTCCTCAGAAAATCAATCATATGAACTAACTGAAGCATTTGGAACTACCCCAGAAGGTAAATGGTTAGAAGAAAATGCCCATAATTACGGCTTTATCCTTCGTTATATGAAAGGTAGAGAAGATATTACGAAATATCAATACGAATCTTGGCATTATCGTTATGTTGGCAAAGACGCTGCAACAATCATTTACAAAAACAACTGGACATTAGAAGAATTTTTTGAACATGTTAAAGCACTACAAAAGAAAGTAGATGCCGCAAAATAA